One region of Syntrophobacter fumaroxidans MPOB genomic DNA includes:
- a CDS encoding M16 family metallopeptidase — translation MICRLLFGICVALSLLGPGVVARCAAAQICPSLPPPLQPSVQRILSSKPGDLFVVLKNGLTLLMSQKPNYDVVSAQVFVRAGSIYEGKYLKSGLSHYLEHVVSGGTTRSFTEDQAKERLKKIGGNSNAYTSHDRTVYYINTSAEHWKDALDLLLSYVSECTLEPTEVAREKPVIQQEIKMGESNPSNELWKLFLRTAYQVSPVRNPVIGYEEVFVRLDRQALLDYYAQRYQPENIVVVVAGNISPEAVLSFVADKTKDFLGTAGEFDAVPVEPAQSTTRRQEKEIPVARLTQAMVGFPSVDLNHQDMYALDVLSLLLGGGETCRLHCRLKDMENKVLSVSASNWTPSYTKGQFIVSFTLPPDEWPGVLSQLGEEIEVFKRDLVPMKELDKAKKTAMASHVFSNETVSSIAASLGSSYFSTGDPYYDDTYVEEIRRLTPEGIRSAAQRYLIMDRINVAATKPLSRQAAATPDTASCPPREASPAHMSKLDNGLKVLLKRDDSLPMVTMHLYGLGGLMLEDGDKPGIASLTSALMTSGTLTRTRQQILQSIEDVGGSIETQSENSTYHVSIKILKEDFHTALDILADIVRNAQYPEEEIEKKRQDTLLAIQRMDESWQAEIVRLFKKNYFEKSPYRNDRLGTRESVESISRDDLLRFHRRMVNPGQAVLAVYGDIDAEKTSERVRQLFGTWEQGEVKYPELPDETTQISANRVVEKKNEKGSAALFVGTNGFAIRNSRRATLDVLDAVLSGAGNPGGRIFEALRGKQDLVYVVGAFPFYGNNAGYFGVITQTTMANLDKVQGIILDNLRILAREPVPADELEKAKSQIVTAHRLHMESLDAQAGSAAINEVLGLGWQYDKEYLKEVQAVGPADVRNLAKELFAHTLIARTIPERPVEVLSVPPPSKSDVRAQ, via the coding sequence ATGATCTGTAGACTGCTGTTCGGAATCTGCGTGGCCCTTTCACTCCTGGGGCCGGGTGTCGTCGCACGCTGTGCCGCGGCGCAAATCTGTCCTTCGCTGCCGCCCCCGCTTCAACCCTCCGTGCAACGAATCCTGTCGTCCAAACCCGGCGACCTTTTCGTCGTCTTGAAAAACGGCCTGACACTGCTCATGAGTCAGAAACCGAACTACGACGTGGTCTCGGCCCAGGTTTTCGTCCGAGCGGGCTCAATTTACGAAGGGAAATACCTCAAGTCCGGTCTTTCCCACTATCTCGAACACGTCGTCTCAGGCGGCACGACCCGCTCGTTCACCGAGGACCAGGCGAAAGAGAGGCTGAAAAAGATCGGCGGCAATTCCAACGCCTACACCAGCCACGACCGCACCGTCTACTACATCAACACTTCGGCGGAACACTGGAAGGATGCCCTGGACCTTCTTCTTTCCTACGTCTCCGAATGCACCCTGGAGCCCACGGAGGTCGCGCGGGAAAAGCCCGTGATCCAGCAGGAGATCAAGATGGGGGAAAGCAATCCGAGCAACGAGCTCTGGAAGCTTTTTCTCAGGACCGCCTACCAGGTCAGCCCCGTCAGGAACCCGGTCATCGGTTACGAGGAAGTCTTCGTGCGGCTGGATCGACAGGCGCTGCTCGACTACTATGCCCAACGCTATCAACCCGAAAACATAGTGGTCGTGGTGGCCGGGAACATTTCCCCCGAAGCGGTGCTGTCCTTTGTCGCCGACAAGACGAAGGATTTTCTCGGAACGGCCGGCGAGTTCGACGCCGTGCCCGTCGAGCCGGCACAGTCGACGACGCGTCGCCAGGAAAAGGAAATCCCCGTCGCGAGACTTACCCAGGCCATGGTCGGGTTCCCGTCCGTGGATCTGAATCACCAGGACATGTACGCGCTGGACGTGCTTTCTCTCCTGCTGGGAGGCGGCGAAACCTGCCGTCTCCACTGCCGCCTCAAGGACATGGAAAACAAGGTGCTCAGCGTGAGCGCCTCCAATTGGACCCCATCCTACACGAAAGGCCAGTTCATCGTTTCCTTCACACTGCCCCCGGATGAGTGGCCGGGAGTACTCTCCCAGCTCGGGGAGGAGATCGAGGTCTTCAAGCGGGACCTCGTACCGATGAAAGAGCTGGACAAGGCGAAAAAGACCGCCATGGCCAGTCACGTTTTCAGCAATGAAACCGTTTCTTCCATCGCGGCTTCTTTGGGCAGCTCCTACTTCAGCACCGGAGACCCTTATTATGACGACACGTATGTGGAGGAAATCCGCCGCCTGACGCCCGAGGGCATCCGCTCGGCGGCACAGCGCTATCTGATCATGGACCGAATCAACGTTGCGGCAACCAAACCGCTGTCCCGGCAGGCGGCGGCAACGCCGGACACGGCGTCGTGTCCGCCTCGGGAAGCTTCGCCCGCTCACATGAGCAAGCTTGACAACGGGCTGAAGGTTCTGCTCAAACGGGACGACTCGCTTCCCATGGTCACGATGCATCTGTATGGCCTGGGAGGGCTGATGCTCGAAGACGGGGACAAACCGGGGATCGCCTCCCTGACCTCCGCATTGATGACCTCGGGGACGCTGACCCGCACCAGACAGCAGATTTTGCAGAGTATCGAGGATGTCGGAGGCAGTATCGAGACGCAGTCCGAAAACAGCACGTATCACGTGTCGATCAAAATCTTGAAAGAAGACTTCCACACGGCGCTCGACATCCTTGCGGACATCGTGCGCAACGCCCAGTATCCGGAGGAGGAAATCGAGAAGAAACGCCAGGACACGCTCCTCGCCATCCAAAGGATGGACGAGAGCTGGCAGGCGGAGATCGTGCGGTTGTTCAAGAAGAACTACTTTGAAAAATCGCCTTATCGTAACGACCGTCTGGGGACCCGCGAATCGGTGGAATCCATTTCCAGGGACGACCTCCTCCGGTTCCACCGACGCATGGTGAATCCCGGGCAGGCCGTGCTCGCCGTGTACGGCGATATCGACGCCGAAAAAACGTCGGAGCGGGTCCGACAGCTGTTCGGGACCTGGGAACAGGGAGAAGTAAAATACCCCGAACTGCCTGATGAAACGACCCAAATCTCCGCGAACCGCGTGGTCGAGAAGAAGAACGAGAAAGGCTCAGCCGCTCTGTTTGTCGGCACCAACGGGTTTGCCATCCGGAATTCCAGGCGGGCGACACTCGATGTTCTGGACGCCGTCCTCTCGGGGGCGGGCAACCCCGGCGGGAGGATATTCGAAGCCCTGCGCGGGAAGCAGGACCTGGTTTACGTGGTCGGGGCATTTCCGTTCTATGGCAACAACGCCGGTTACTTCGGCGTGATCACTCAAACCACCATGGCCAACCTCGACAAAGTGCAGGGAATCATATTGGACAACCTGCGCATTCTGGCCCGGGAACCCGTTCCTGCGGACGAACTGGAAAAAGCGAAGAGCCAGATCGTCACCGCTCACCGGCTGCACATGGAAAGCCTCGATGCACAGGCCGGGAGCGCGGCGATAAACGAGGTGCTGGGACTGGGCTGGCAATACGACAAGGAATATCTCAAAGAGGTTCAGGCAGTCGGTCCGGCCGACGTCCGCAACCTGGCGAAGGAATTGTTCGCGCACACGCTGATTGCCCGCACCATCCCGGAACGACCGGTGGAGGTTCTCTCCGTGCCGCCGCCGTCCAAGTCGGATGTGCGCGCGCAATAG
- a CDS encoding radical SAM protein, producing MRTIFGPVPSRRLGRSLGIDVIPPKTCSYNCVYCESGLTTHLTVKRRAFVRPEDVLAELREYFLEHPGGADALTFSSAGEPTLYEPLEELVRAVKEAYASLPLIVLTNGSLLWHPEVRRALLRADRVVPSVDAISDEAFKCVNRPHPELDNDSILDGLRAFRKEYKGQLHVEVMLVSGLNDNREELLRLSRFVEELGPERVELNTVVRPPAQWGTTGLSARRMEECASFFPAGKTDVIGRFQRAEGQGEDPDLSGRILELVSRRPCSIEEMAASLGVPEVELRRAVMSLEADNRLTRYLYNEIEFLCSPECRR from the coding sequence GTGAGGACGATTTTTGGCCCGGTGCCGTCCCGTCGGCTGGGACGGTCTCTGGGCATCGATGTCATTCCCCCGAAAACGTGCAGTTACAATTGCGTCTATTGCGAATCGGGGCTTACCACGCATCTGACGGTGAAGCGGCGGGCGTTTGTCCGGCCTGAGGACGTCCTTGCGGAGCTGCGAGAGTATTTCCTGGAGCATCCCGGAGGCGCCGACGCGCTGACGTTTTCCAGCGCAGGCGAACCGACGCTCTACGAGCCCCTGGAAGAGCTGGTCCGTGCCGTGAAGGAAGCCTACGCGTCCCTGCCCCTGATCGTGCTCACCAACGGTTCGCTGCTGTGGCATCCGGAAGTGCGCCGCGCTCTGCTGCGGGCCGACCGTGTCGTCCCGTCCGTGGACGCGATATCGGACGAAGCCTTCAAGTGCGTCAACCGGCCCCACCCCGAGCTCGACAACGATTCGATTCTCGACGGTCTGCGAGCGTTCCGGAAGGAGTATAAAGGGCAGCTGCACGTCGAGGTGATGCTGGTCTCGGGCCTGAACGACAACCGGGAGGAATTGCTGCGACTGAGTCGTTTTGTCGAGGAATTGGGGCCGGAGCGCGTGGAGCTCAACACGGTCGTTCGCCCGCCCGCGCAATGGGGAACGACGGGGCTTTCGGCGCGGCGGATGGAAGAATGCGCAAGCTTTTTCCCGGCCGGAAAAACCGATGTGATCGGGCGTTTCCAGCGCGCGGAAGGGCAGGGGGAGGACCCTGACCTGAGCGGACGCATCCTGGAGCTGGTTTCCAGGCGGCCCTGTTCCATCGAGGAAATGGCGGCATCCCTCGGCGTACCCGAGGTGGAGCTGCGGCGGGCCGTCATGTCGCTCGAAGCCGACAACCGCCTCACGCGCTACCTCTACAACGAAATCGAATTCCTGTGCTCGCCCGAGTGCAGGAGGTGA
- a CDS encoding MerR family transcriptional regulator, translating into MEPERQKALYPIGIVAELLNIHPRTLRIYEQEGLIKPARRGGKRFYSNIDLQWLRCLRKLLTDEGLNIAGIKKLLTIAPCWSIRDCDEETRKQCPAILNFPVPCWELKPRCCKDSDLACSDCEVYRHKMDRVIMLKCPDSGVEKT; encoded by the coding sequence ATGGAGCCGGAGCGTCAAAAAGCCCTGTATCCAATCGGTATCGTCGCTGAATTGTTGAACATTCATCCTCGGACACTGCGCATCTACGAACAGGAAGGGTTGATCAAACCGGCCAGACGCGGTGGGAAGCGTTTCTATTCGAACATTGACCTCCAATGGCTGCGGTGCCTTCGTAAATTGCTGACCGATGAGGGACTCAACATTGCGGGGATAAAGAAACTGCTGACGATAGCCCCCTGCTGGAGCATTCGGGACTGCGACGAGGAAACGCGCAAGCAGTGCCCGGCCATCCTGAATTTCCCGGTGCCCTGCTGGGAGTTGAAACCTCGCTGCTGCAAGGATTCCGATCTGGCGTGCTCTGACTGCGAGGTCTACCGGCACAAGATGGACCGGGTGATCATGCTGAAATGCCCGGATTCGGGCGTGGAAAAGACGTGA